The Ramlibacter sp. PS4R-6 nucleotide sequence GACACCTGCCCGGGCACGTGCGGCGCATGCCCGACGAAGTGGGCAGCTGGCTGCTCTCGCATTCGACCTGAACGCGTATCATGGCCTCTCGACGAGAGGAGGGGGCACTCCCATGCGCACACGGATCTTCGGCTGGCTGCTGGCCGCCCTGCTGGGCCTCGTCTCGACCGTCCACGCGCAAGTCCCCACCGAGCGCGAGCTCGCGAGCCTGTTCCGCGCGCTGATCGAGGACCGCTATGCCACCGATGCGCAACTGGACGCGGTGCTGCTGCAGCGCGCGCCGTGGAGCGCCGAGCAGCTGGCCATCCGCCGCCCGATGCTGCGCGCCGTGATGCGGCACGAAGCGATGCCGGCCTACATGGCGGCCATCATGCTGCCCATGCTCAAGGCCGACCCGAAGGCCGACTTCCGCCGCCTCGGCGCCGAGGCGATGATGATGCTCCAGTCCAAGGGGGTCGCGCGCCTGCCCGAGCAGCGGCAGGCCGAGCTGGTGGAGCACATCATCGCGGTGGCGCGCAGCGCGGGCGCCAAGCAGTGCACGGCGGTGCTGCGCGGCAAGGTGGCCCCGCGCGAGATCGACGACATGGAGCTGGCCTACCTGGTGAAGGCGCCGCTCGCCACGCTCGAAGCGGTCACGCGCCTGTACCAGGAAGCCGCCGAGGCGGAGCTCTCGCGCTTTCCCGACGTGCGCCGCATCGACGCCGGGCAGGCCGGCATGGCGGCGAAGGTCTACGCCCTGACGATCCGTGAGCGCGTGCGCTCGAAGTTCACGCCGGCGCAACTGCGCGAGCTGAACTCCGGGGAGCTCGAGGACGTGCCTGCCACCGACGTGTGCGACATGCTCACCGAGGCGATCTCGGCCATGCTCGACATGCCCGAGCCGTACCGCGCGTGGCAGCTCGTGCGCTTCGCGCAGGGCCTGCAGTAGGCGCGCGGCCTCAGGGCGACGACGGGGCCGAAGCGGCGCCCACGCTCGCGGCGGCGGACGTGGTGCCCTGCGTCGGGGGCCACGCGAATTCGGCGGCGGCGCGCGGCTTGCCCACCGGCGTGGTGGCCTGGCCCTTCTTGACCAGCGCGATGTCTTCCTCGCCCGGGTACTGGCCCATCAGGTAGTAGTCGAAGGCGCGGCGCGCGATGGGCGCGGCGTTCTGCGCGCCGAAGCCGGCGTTCTCCACGATCATCGCGATGGCGATCTTCGGGTCCTCGGCCGGCGCGTAGGCGATGTACAGCGCGTGGTCGCGGTGACGCTCCTCCATCTGCGAGGCGTTGTACTTGGCGCCCTGCGCGATCGTCACCACCTGCGCGGTGCCGGTCTTGCCGCCGCTGGTGTAGCCCGCGCCCTGGAAGGCGCGCGCCGACGTGCCTTCGATGTTCACGCCCACCAGCGCCTTCTTGATGGTCTCGATGTTCTCGGCCTTCGCGATGCGCTCGCCCATCGCCTGGTGCACGGCCGAGTGCAGCTGCTGCTTGGTCACGACGTCGACCACCTTCTGCACCAGGTGCGGCTTCATCTTGACGCCGTCGTTGGCGATGGTGGCCATGGCCGAGGCCATCTGCAGGATGGTGAAGTTGTTGTAGCCCTGGCCGATGCCCAGCGAGATGGTCTCGCCGGCGAACCACTTCTGGTTGGCGGGATTCTTCGCGTACGCCGCGCGCTTCCAGCGCGTGGAGGGGAGCAGGCCCTTGGATTCGCCCTGGATGTCGATGCCGGTGATGTCGCCGAAGCCGAACTTGTGCATCTGCTCGTACATCAGGTCCACGCCCATGTCGTTGGCCAGGATGTAGTAGTAGGTGTCGCACGACTGCACGATGGACTTGTACATGTCCACCGAGCCGTGGCCGCCTTCCTTGTCGTCGCGGAACTTGTGGCCGCCGAACCAGAAGTAGCCCGGGTCGGAGATCGCCTGCTGCGGGTTGCGCTTGCCGGTCTCCAGCGCCGCCAGCGCCATGTAAGGCTTGTAGGTCGAGCCCGGCGGGTAGGTGCCGCGCAGCGCGCGATTGAGCAGCGGCTTGTCGATCGATTCGTTCAGCGCCGTCCAGTTCTCGGTGTCGATGCCGTCGACGAAGAGGTTGGGGTCGAAGGTGGGCTTGCTCACGAAGGCGAGGATCTCGCCGGTCTTCGGGTCCAGCGCGACGAAGGCGCCGCGGCGGTCGCCGTACAGGTCTTCCACCAGGCGCTGCAGCTTGATGTCCACCGACAGCGTCACCGTGCTGCCCGGCGTCGCGGCATGGCTGCGCAGCTTGCGGATGGCGCGGCCGCCGGCGGAGGTCTCCACGTGCTCGACGCCCGTCAGCCCGTGCAGCTGCTCCTCGTAGCTTTGCTCGATGCCCAGCTTGCCGATGTACTCCGTGCCGCGGTAGTTGGCCTGCTGTGCCTCGGGCCATTCCTCCATCGCGCCCTTCTCGGCCTGGTTCACGCGGCCGATGTAGCCGATCAGGTGGCTCGCGAGTTCGCCCCACGGGTAGTTGCGGAACAGGCGCGCCTTGATCTCCACGCCCGGGAAGCGCCA carries:
- the mrdA gene encoding penicillin-binding protein 2, giving the protein MTELRNVEADLSKFRLRVFAASLVVVLCFTLLGVRLAWLQIWRHGELLEAAEANRTAVVPIVPNRGLITDRNGIILATNYSAYTLEIQPQRIRIPLDKVIDELAKVIDVQPRDKRRFKKLLEENKTVESLPIRTKLTDEEVARFAANSWRFPGVEIKARLFRNYPWGELASHLIGYIGRVNQAEKGAMEEWPEAQQANYRGTEYIGKLGIEQSYEEQLHGLTGVEHVETSAGGRAIRKLRSHAATPGSTVTLSVDIKLQRLVEDLYGDRRGAFVALDPKTGEILAFVSKPTFDPNLFVDGIDTENWTALNESIDKPLLNRALRGTYPPGSTYKPYMALAALETGKRNPQQAISDPGYFWFGGHKFRDDKEGGHGSVDMYKSIVQSCDTYYYILANDMGVDLMYEQMHKFGFGDITGIDIQGESKGLLPSTRWKRAAYAKNPANQKWFAGETISLGIGQGYNNFTILQMASAMATIANDGVKMKPHLVQKVVDVVTKQQLHSAVHQAMGERIAKAENIETIKKALVGVNIEGTSARAFQGAGYTSGGKTGTAQVVTIAQGAKYNASQMEERHRDHALYIAYAPAEDPKIAIAMIVENAGFGAQNAAPIARRAFDYYLMGQYPGEEDIALVKKGQATTPVGKPRAAAEFAWPPTQGTTSAAASVGAASAPSSP